The Roseimicrobium gellanilyticum genome contains a region encoding:
- a CDS encoding ABC transporter permease has product MKAKDSILARFGLPLLVAAVLLGVWHFSVVISGTTIFPTPWEVVKGIGELASHGLLVKYIVASLFRVTWGFVLAILVGVPLGLALGWFDRAFMAINPIIQVLRPISPIAWIPVAILWFGTHDAAPVFLIFLASLFPIVVASTAAVRNMQLVYLRAAQNFGLSGIQLFRRVILPATLPQIITGLRIALGIAWLVVVAAEMIATQGGGLGYLIIDARNAGKRYDLVVAGMVMIGLIGLGLDLLMRRLEKFDEVRWGVGQR; this is encoded by the coding sequence ATGAAGGCGAAGGACTCGATACTGGCCCGCTTCGGTCTGCCGCTGCTGGTGGCAGCGGTGCTGCTGGGCGTGTGGCATTTCTCGGTGGTGATTTCGGGCACGACCATCTTCCCCACGCCGTGGGAGGTGGTGAAAGGCATCGGAGAACTGGCAAGCCATGGGCTTCTGGTGAAATACATCGTGGCCTCGCTGTTCCGAGTGACTTGGGGATTCGTGCTGGCCATCCTCGTGGGGGTACCGCTGGGATTGGCACTGGGATGGTTTGATCGGGCGTTCATGGCCATCAATCCGATCATCCAGGTGCTGCGGCCCATCTCGCCGATTGCGTGGATCCCGGTGGCCATCCTGTGGTTCGGCACGCATGACGCGGCGCCAGTGTTTCTGATCTTCCTCGCGAGTCTGTTTCCCATCGTGGTGGCGTCGACGGCGGCGGTGCGCAACATGCAACTGGTCTATCTCCGCGCGGCGCAGAACTTTGGCTTGAGTGGCATACAGCTTTTCCGCCGTGTTATTTTGCCTGCCACGCTGCCACAGATCATCACGGGACTGCGCATTGCACTGGGCATCGCGTGGCTCGTGGTGGTGGCTGCGGAGATGATTGCCACGCAGGGCGGTGGGCTCGGCTATCTGATTATCGATGCGCGAAATGCGGGCAAGCGGTATGACCTCGTGGTGGCGGGCATGGTGATGATTGGATTGATTGGGCTTGGGCTGGATCTGCTGATGCGGCGGCTGGAGAAGTTCGATGAAGTACGCTGGGGGGTGGGCCAACGATGA
- a CDS encoding ABC transporter substrate-binding protein, which translates to MSLRSTLLIFGLIWIAAITVLHGTLNLEWGKPEAKKEKFAVGFIPVTCHLTCPVTDFINQNMEGESFFKPMRFSGFPELKEMFLSHPDKMPATFILAPLAMSLREQGVPIKMVYLGHRDGTAMMVHKDSNIFKIEDLKGKTIAVPSRFSNQRLLIFKALKDRGMSISDVKLVEMPPPDMPAALSVRAVDAVTSGEPFMAQTEMDGYGRILYLTKDVWPNFISCVLAVHEDAIKNRREEVQALVDGIAKSGKWLDSSMDNRMEAGEVVAKKYYNQNPELLKFVLSKPPDRVKYTNLNLVRKDLEEIEALGKEGGVLKGTVRFEDYADPSFVTDDTQVKPWDYKGKGVQR; encoded by the coding sequence ATGTCCCTGAGAAGCACGCTGCTCATTTTCGGCCTCATCTGGATCGCTGCGATCACGGTGCTGCATGGCACGCTGAATCTCGAGTGGGGCAAGCCCGAGGCGAAGAAGGAGAAGTTTGCCGTGGGGTTCATCCCGGTGACCTGCCACCTGACTTGTCCGGTCACGGATTTCATCAATCAGAACATGGAGGGCGAGAGTTTTTTCAAGCCGATGCGGTTCTCTGGCTTTCCAGAGTTGAAGGAGATGTTCCTGTCCCATCCGGACAAGATGCCGGCGACGTTCATTCTTGCGCCGCTGGCGATGTCCCTGAGGGAACAAGGCGTGCCGATCAAGATGGTGTACCTAGGGCATCGTGACGGCACGGCGATGATGGTGCACAAGGACTCGAACATCTTCAAGATTGAGGACCTCAAGGGCAAGACCATTGCGGTGCCGAGCCGCTTCTCCAATCAACGGCTGCTTATCTTCAAGGCACTGAAGGATCGTGGCATGTCCATCAGCGATGTGAAACTCGTGGAAATGCCGCCACCGGACATGCCCGCGGCGCTGAGTGTGCGTGCGGTGGATGCAGTGACGTCGGGAGAGCCCTTCATGGCACAGACGGAGATGGATGGCTATGGGCGCATCCTTTACCTCACCAAGGATGTGTGGCCGAACTTCATCTCCTGCGTGCTCGCGGTGCATGAGGATGCCATCAAGAACCGCCGTGAAGAAGTGCAGGCGCTGGTGGATGGCATCGCGAAGAGCGGCAAGTGGCTGGATAGCAGCATGGACAACCGCATGGAGGCTGGCGAGGTGGTGGCGAAGAAGTACTACAACCAGAATCCCGAGCTGCTGAAGTTTGTGCTGAGCAAGCCACCGGATCGTGTGAAGTACACCAACCTCAACCTGGTGCGGAAGGATCTGGAAGAGATTGAGGCTCTCGGAAAGGAAGGTGGTGTGCTCAAGGGCACAGTGCGTTTTGAAGACTACGCGGATCCTTCGTTTGTGACGGATGACACACAGGTGAAACCCTGGGACTACAAGGGCAAGGGGGTGCAGCGATGA
- a CDS encoding LysR family transcriptional regulator gives MELRLLRYFQAVAEELSFSKAAQKLRIAQPALSRAVRELEQELGADLLTRNKRSVKLTPAGSVLLNETGIILGLCDEAVRKVHRTVKGQEGELRLGYIGPPTQPFLTELLKEYRSRHPRVTVVLEERTPERVWEMVSKDRLDIGLTRPVAAGERIGLQTLRLRREAMCAVVPRSHELARLARVTWKMLQGLPLITLARREGVGLYDAVMLGCHKAGFAPRLAHTPSIVGTVLTYVEAGAGVGVVPESISAFNNSSDLIFKPLQPVQPVELVMVWNADQNNPAAHAFRTLMTEWLARKNGKQPLVPAGR, from the coding sequence ATGGAACTCCGCCTTCTCCGATACTTCCAAGCCGTGGCGGAAGAGCTCAGCTTCTCCAAGGCCGCGCAGAAGCTTCGCATCGCCCAGCCCGCCCTCAGCCGTGCCGTGCGGGAACTGGAGCAGGAACTCGGCGCCGACCTCCTCACGCGGAACAAGCGCAGCGTGAAACTCACCCCCGCCGGCTCCGTATTGCTGAATGAAACCGGCATCATCCTCGGCCTCTGCGATGAAGCCGTGCGCAAGGTCCACCGCACCGTGAAGGGCCAGGAGGGCGAGCTGCGTCTCGGCTACATCGGACCGCCCACGCAGCCCTTCCTCACGGAATTGCTCAAGGAATATCGCAGCCGCCATCCGCGCGTCACCGTCGTCCTGGAGGAGCGCACCCCCGAGCGCGTGTGGGAGATGGTGTCCAAGGACCGTCTCGATATCGGCCTGACCCGTCCCGTCGCGGCCGGGGAGCGCATCGGTTTGCAAACCCTCCGCCTGCGACGTGAGGCCATGTGCGCCGTGGTGCCGCGCTCCCATGAACTGGCCAGGCTGGCCAGGGTGACGTGGAAGATGTTGCAGGGGCTGCCCCTCATCACCCTCGCCCGGCGCGAGGGTGTGGGCCTCTACGATGCCGTCATGCTCGGCTGCCACAAGGCGGGCTTCGCCCCGAGACTGGCGCACACTCCCAGCATCGTGGGCACGGTGCTCACTTATGTGGAGGCGGGCGCAGGGGTGGGGGTGGTGCCGGAGAGCATCAGCGCTTTCAACAACAGCAGTGATCTCATTTTCAAGCCTCTCCAACCCGTCCAGCCGGTGGAACTCGTGATGGTGTGGAACGCCGACCAGAACAACCCTGCCGCCCATGCATTCCGCACGCTCATGACCGAATGGCTCGCGCGCAAGAATGGCAAACAACCTCTGGTACCCGCCGGACGTTGA
- a CDS encoding U32 family peptidase, whose protein sequence is MSEPAPHLNYKPELLSPAGNWECARAAVANGADAIYFGMPRFNARLRADNFTEEDLPELMTFLHKHGVRGYCAFNTLIFTGEIEDAEKQLKLLESAGVDAVIIQDLGLSRIVKACTPKLHLHASTQMTITSPEGLRFARKLGLDLAVLSRELSLRELAAFPKPDENALPLEVFVHGALCVAYSGQCLTSESLGRRSANRGECAQACRMPYELVVDGELRDLGDKRYLLSPQDLAAVNEIPELIKLGVRSFKIEGRLKTPEYVAAVTQVYRKAMDAAFAEMAGLPHGEAFSAKDKYALEMTFSRGLFSGWMHGVNHQELVGAKYAKKRGPFVGEVLYVDRDAVELTDFATPLKPGDGVVFENPSDTNREQGGYLYGVHENWIEFQRGKIDFRIVKPGTRVFKTSDMALEKELQASFKGDIAIRKRLELHLRVSGMIGAPLVLEALDAAQQVTARVESAMPLDVARNRPLTREGLQSQLERLGGTPYELRHLDVSLPDNAILPVSELNRLRRDLVEKLEQGINAATSIEVKSATTAAEMLAAVPKPRAPIASPVLHVLCRNMEQIEAALDANVQRMYVDFEDIRLYSDAVRLVRESGRDGLIFLATPRIQKAREDGFFKLIARAEPDGVLIRNLGAIEFFANAGLRMTGDFSLNVANPLTAEFLIESGLEQCTISYDLNIEQVLDLLKGAPPEWFEITLHQHMPMFHMEHCVFASFMSNGKSFLDCGRPCEKHNVKLRDRVGMEHPLKADVGCRNTLFNAVAQTGALFFQDLMNVGLRHYRVELLEETGRETAHIISTYQGLLSGRTSGVSLHQALKAQSQLGVTTGTLRQGDFR, encoded by the coding sequence GTGTCCGAACCTGCCCCCCATCTGAACTACAAGCCCGAACTGCTCTCTCCCGCTGGCAACTGGGAGTGTGCCCGCGCCGCTGTGGCCAATGGGGCCGATGCCATCTACTTCGGCATGCCGCGCTTCAATGCGCGCCTGCGCGCAGACAACTTCACGGAGGAGGACCTGCCCGAGCTGATGACCTTCCTCCACAAGCATGGCGTGCGGGGCTACTGCGCGTTCAACACGCTCATCTTCACCGGCGAGATCGAAGACGCGGAGAAGCAGCTCAAGCTCCTGGAAAGCGCCGGCGTGGACGCGGTCATCATCCAGGACCTCGGCCTCTCCCGCATCGTGAAGGCCTGCACGCCGAAGCTGCACCTGCACGCCAGCACGCAGATGACCATCACCTCGCCCGAGGGCCTGCGCTTCGCAAGGAAGCTGGGTCTGGATCTCGCCGTGCTCTCGCGTGAGCTGAGCCTGCGTGAACTCGCCGCCTTCCCGAAGCCGGATGAGAATGCCCTGCCGCTGGAAGTTTTCGTCCACGGCGCCCTGTGCGTGGCCTACTCCGGCCAGTGCCTTACCAGCGAATCACTGGGACGTCGCAGTGCCAATCGTGGCGAGTGCGCCCAGGCCTGCCGCATGCCGTACGAGTTGGTGGTCGATGGCGAACTGCGCGATCTCGGTGACAAGCGCTACCTGCTCTCTCCGCAAGATCTCGCCGCAGTGAATGAGATCCCCGAGCTCATCAAACTCGGTGTGCGCAGCTTCAAGATCGAAGGCCGCCTCAAGACCCCCGAATACGTCGCCGCCGTGACGCAGGTCTATCGCAAGGCCATGGATGCCGCCTTCGCCGAGATGGCAGGCCTGCCCCATGGAGAAGCCTTTTCTGCAAAGGACAAGTACGCGCTGGAGATGACCTTCAGCCGCGGACTCTTCTCCGGCTGGATGCATGGCGTGAACCACCAGGAACTGGTCGGCGCGAAGTACGCGAAAAAGCGTGGCCCCTTCGTCGGTGAAGTCCTCTATGTGGATCGCGATGCTGTGGAGCTCACCGACTTCGCCACCCCCCTGAAACCCGGCGATGGCGTGGTGTTTGAGAATCCCTCCGACACCAACCGCGAACAAGGTGGCTACCTCTACGGTGTGCATGAGAACTGGATCGAGTTCCAGCGTGGCAAGATCGACTTTCGCATCGTGAAGCCCGGCACCCGCGTCTTCAAGACGAGCGACATGGCCCTGGAGAAGGAACTGCAGGCCAGTTTCAAAGGTGACATCGCTATTCGCAAACGATTGGAGCTCCACCTCCGCGTGAGTGGCATGATCGGCGCACCCTTGGTGCTGGAAGCGTTGGATGCCGCACAACAGGTCACCGCTCGTGTTGAATCCGCGATGCCTCTCGATGTGGCACGCAATCGCCCGCTGACGCGCGAGGGCTTGCAGTCCCAGCTTGAGCGTCTCGGTGGCACGCCCTACGAGTTGCGGCACCTCGATGTATCCCTCCCGGACAATGCCATCCTTCCTGTCAGCGAGCTGAATCGCCTGCGCCGCGACTTGGTGGAGAAGCTTGAGCAAGGCATCAACGCCGCAACTTCCATCGAAGTGAAGTCCGCCACGACCGCCGCAGAAATGCTCGCTGCCGTGCCGAAGCCTCGCGCGCCCATTGCATCTCCGGTGCTGCATGTTCTCTGCCGGAACATGGAACAAATCGAAGCTGCTCTCGATGCCAATGTGCAGCGCATGTACGTCGACTTCGAAGACATCCGTCTCTACAGCGATGCCGTGCGTCTTGTGCGCGAAAGCGGTCGCGATGGTCTCATCTTCCTCGCCACACCCCGTATCCAAAAGGCGCGCGAAGACGGTTTCTTCAAGCTCATCGCCCGCGCCGAACCGGATGGCGTGCTCATCCGCAACCTCGGTGCCATCGAGTTCTTCGCGAACGCCGGCCTGCGCATGACCGGCGACTTCTCCCTGAACGTGGCCAATCCTCTCACCGCCGAGTTCCTCATCGAGTCCGGCCTGGAACAGTGCACCATCAGCTATGATCTGAATATCGAGCAGGTGCTGGACCTTTTGAAAGGAGCACCGCCGGAGTGGTTTGAGATCACCCTGCACCAGCACATGCCCATGTTTCACATGGAGCACTGCGTGTTCGCCTCCTTCATGTCGAATGGGAAATCCTTCCTCGACTGCGGCCGCCCGTGTGAGAAGCACAACGTGAAGCTGCGCGACCGCGTCGGCATGGAGCACCCGCTCAAGGCCGACGTCGGCTGCCGCAACACCCTCTTCAACGCCGTCGCCCAGACCGGCGCCCTCTTCTTCCAGGACCTCATGAACGTGGGCCTGCGCCACTACCGCGTGGAACTGCTGGAGGAAACCGGTCGCGAGACCGCCCACATCATCTCCACCTACCAGGGACTCCTCTCCGGCCGCACCTCCGGCGTGAGCCTGCACCAGGCCCTGAAAGCCCAATCCCAACTCGGCGTCACGACCGGCACCCTCCGCCAAGGCGACTTCCGCTGA